TTTTCCCCTTAAAGATGAAAAGAGGGAGGCACTTTGCGTCTCATGAGAGTCAGTatacccaaaaaaagaaaaagcaaaaaaaccccaAGAGTTTATAGTTGTAAAAAgggttggtttttattttctaggttttACTAAATACGTTATAGTTCAATGAGATTTGCTTCACGTATAACCTGCAGAGAAGAGGCTTCAGATTCTGGGTCTTCTTTAATActaaattatctttattatttctcaaaaaatagATAATTCCTTCCAATGATaatgaaatgatttaaaaattttcccattCTCAGCCATAGGTTATTTTTCAGGTTAATCAGCTAACatagatggcttctttccttataTGACCCTGATGAGTggtcatattttataaataaaaatcctcccggcactttgggaggccaaggtgggaggatcccttgagcccaggagttcgagaccagcctgggcaacatagggaaaccccatgtctataaaaaattttaaaaattagttgggtgtgatagtgcatgcctgtggtcccagctgtgcagacggctgaggtgggaggatcacttgagcccaagaggtcaaggctgcagtgagctgtgatcgtgccgcTAAATTCCAGCCTAGataacacagcgagaccttgtcttaGAAAATAAccccaaaaagcaaaaaagcaagtACCTCACGTTAGTGTTGGTGCCAGTCCTATAATCTAATCTATATGACATTAAATCAGCATGTTTTCTACTACATTATTTTATCATCTTGAGTTTGCTAATTCCTGTATTCTACCAGTCTCCAACTTTGCTTAAATGCCCCTATCAGTAAAAAGAAATTAGAGGGCATGCATCCTTGATGAGGATactcatttataaattataaaaatgtactgATCTAATatcatagatatttttaaaagatgaaatgaggaaaaaaaatacgAAGTTCTAATGTTTTTTTCCAAATCCCAAAGAATCATCTTCTGATACAGACCTTGACCCTATCCCATTGTTTCTAATTCCTTTAGCAATCCCATACACTCAGAGTATGATGTGCTATCTCACACTTGTTGCtgttaatatattattttggaatttttccaGCTCTTTGTTTAGTCCCTGTCTGAACTGAAAGTAGGAATGGGACTTCTACTCTGTAAGTGCCTTATCTCACCTGGAGTATCTAGGGTGCAACATCATAGAATATTGCCATTGGGGCTATCCTTAATGTTTAATATAGTTAAATTGAATCAAATCACTATGTCTTATTTTGAAGGTGAGAGAAACTTACCTCTTGGAAAGAATCAATCAAATTTTCAGCATCTCTCTTTCCTCCAGGGCGCAGTCCATAGGACCAGTGCTGGCTGGAACAGCCTTCCACGCACAAAGTCAGCAGAATAAGGCCAGCTAGGAGTTTTGGAACTGGCTCCATTCTAAGGCACATGAATGCACAATCAAATTAGATCCAGACAAGGTTGAGTAGAAACTAAAAGACCTCTTTAGTGAAAAAGCTAGCATCTGTATCACTAACCCTGCAGAAGACGGAAGTCAGAGTCAGTTTTTACACACGGACACTGAGACTCAGAGACACCTGCTGGCTTGCCTTGAGTTTCTTAGCCACTGGGGACAAAATGAGTACTTAAGCTCACACGTTCAGGACCTTTTTAGTACTAAAATAgtctatacttttatttttattgtttggttATCCAAACCCCATAATTCATCCCTTATCGAGTTCATCATTTTGCTTTAACATTTCCCCTGTTGTTGATTGGTCTTCAACTCTTTCATTCCTGAGATAAAGAGAACTGAGCCATCTGTTAAGAAAAGTAGCTCCTACTAGGAATCTCTGGCTAATATAAAATTGCTTGACATTAAATGGCTACCCCATGGTACTAAtgacatttttctatttatcctTCAGTCTTCCTAGCATTACTGCTGGCTGAACCATCTGTGGGAGAGAGGACTCAACACTGTTCAAAGTAGTTAGTCCCAGACCAGATGCCTTCCTAGCCAAGAGGGCCTCTAATTTTCTAATGAAATGTGTCTCCAAGTTAATTTTCACTTGATGGGAAAGAGGCTAAAGACTAAATCAAACACTGGTCGATAAGCTGTGGGATTCCCCAAAGCCTGGATCTCTGTGGCTGGTGATGGCAAGGACAGTGAAGGACAGGACATCATTAGATACCGTCACACCTGGATTTAGCCCTTGGGCTGTCAAATGCCCTGTAGACATACAATAGCAtgcaatctaaaaaagaaaaactcgtGTTAGAAATAATACAAAGCCTTTTACCTGTTTAGAGGCAGAGAGCCAAAAAGATCCCAAGCTTCCCTTGAAGTAGGTTGAGTACTGtgacttttctgttttcctatctTCCTTTTTATAGGGAATTTTTCCAGGACATTGAAATCTTTCCTGCTGGTAAATTATACTGCACATGgactaggcttttttttttaatggtgatttttaaaaatcctcacaTAAAGCCCTTTAATGGTGTATGTAATTGGAACACCCCCTGGTACATCTGTTAGATTTACTTAAGTGCAGCCATTAAAACCTCAGCTAAAACTTTTATAGCTGAGGACACAATTCAAAGAGATTAAAATCCAGCTAGATTGGATTCCCTTGAGGAAACCAGCAGACCTATCAAGAGTTCAAGGAAAATAGATGTCTTAGATTAAGTGAAGTCAAATGCATACATAACTTCCACAAAGGAGGCTATGCAACAAATATAGGACATTGAGTCAGGATGTCTGGGAGCTTCTGGCTCTTggattcttcatttgtaaaaggaaGGTTGTAGACTAGATGGACTAGATAATCACAGAGTTGcttccaattttaaaaatctgatttataAATAAGTGACACTATATACCAAGTTCATGTAGGACCCTAAATTAGACAGTTGTGTGTTTGAAAATTCCCTCATCTACCCATCAGGTTCCCTGCTTGACTTACCTTGAAAGCCTTCTAAAGCATCAAAAAGGCAAGAAACATATACCGAGAGCAAGACCATATTGAGCAGACTTACATCAACAGATCAACTCATGTCAGTAGATGCTTATTGAGTTAAATATGCAAATCACTGTTACCGGCAGTGGGAACAGAAAGATCAGAAATAATAGTTATTTAATAAATAGCAAATGTATAAGAGCACTCACTACAATAGCCGTGCAAAGTGGGTATCATTATCTAAATTTTATAGATGTTCCACCCCAGAGGTGCAACTGTGGACATGTTATTTACACAGGACAAGCatgtaaaacacacatacacacacacacacacagacacacgcacacacacacacaaccattaCTCTTAATTAATTTGAATACGTGGTTGTCTTCCCCTAATTTACCCCTAGGCTGAAACCTGTAATAGTCAAAGATCCCATCTTATTTAAATCTCTCTTAATAACCCCCCGGCATTTAGTCAGCATTCAGTAAGTATaggtttgaatgaatgaatgaacgaacgaaTGAATAGAAAGCAAAAACCTTTTAACCAGGTAAGGCCTAATGCTGCCTCTGTTTCTGCATCAAAGATATGCTTTATCTGACACAGAATTAAACTTTCATGTATAATTGGCTGTAAATCCTGTTATATTAGCTAAGCTATAAGATGGCTAAAAAAAATAACTGgatatttgttcattttacagCTGGGAATGGCAATTTCCCCTCATGTAGGATGCTAAACCCATCAGTCATTGCACAGTCTCCTCGGGAATAACTACATTTGCAGGGATTTCAGAGTAAAGAGAAATGGTGTCTTACCTAAGTAAATTCCCTTGCTTTGTCCAGCCATCTCTGTGGAGGCTGTCCAGTCCTCATGATAGGATAGAGAAGGGAGTACACTTTAAAGTATAACTGCAAATAcaggataatttaaaaataaaacataagtatttgactttattccatttaaattatttcatttagacACTTTGACTCATGTAAGTGCCATTCTGACATGAAGAGTGGAATCTCATCTCACTACAATAtacaagtagggacagactgttTTTCAACAAGAGTTCATTATGGTTGAATAGTGCTAGTTTAAATTGTCCAATTGATTTGTTTGCTGAGAGATGTGCATCTAAGTATTGCTTAAGCAGAAAATGTGGTCTCTGGATAGGACTAATGAAATGAGAGTTAAGATTTGTGATGCATATTGTCAGGTAAATCACTTATCTCTGGTTAGGTAGGCCTCACTGGATTTCTTGTAGGTTATTTCTAACAGTTGggattaaatttttgaaaaatgctttgaaattatTAAGATGAACACAGCAATACTGTATTACTCAgcattctctagagggacagaatacacacacacacacacacacacacacacacacacacacacaggagggtttattaagtattaactcacatgatcccgaggtcccacagtaggccgtctgcaagctgaggagcaaggaaagccagtctgagtcccaaagctgaagaacttggagtccaatgttcgagggcaggaagcattcagcacaggagaaggatgtaggctgggaggctaggcccatctagacttttcacgtttttctgcctgctttatacttgctggcagctgattagatggtgcccacccagattaagggtgggtctgccttccccagcccactgactcaaatgttaatttcctttggcgACACctttacagacacacccaggatcaatactttgcatgcTTCGATCCAATCAAATTAATATtcagtattaactatcacaaaTATGGTCTATGAATTCATCCAATATGCTGTTGTCCTTAAAGTCTCCATTAACATTGTCTTAGGTCACACAGATCTCAAGGCAAGAGTCAACTTTGTTTTGTCTTACTTTCTATAGCACCAAATAGGTTATCAAGCCACTATGCAATTAATGAGTTTTTGATATTGAATGACAAACTTAAAACCATTTAAGGATTCCATGGTTAGGTCAATTtaccaaaaagttaaatataataaattgggTTTAAATAATTGGATTTTATAGTTgtcatattttttctaaatttgaaagAATGGCTTTAGAGAAAAAACTGCTTCAACATCAAAACACCTCGAAATTATTATAGTGATGATTTCATAATCTCACTGAAAtgacagatgaaaaaaatcttttcttgcTCTAATGTAAAATCTCAGCAGGAAGCACTTAAGGTTAACTCCTGCTGACATGTCTAATCAGGCTGTAAAAGGGTTTCAGAGAATTAATCCTTGGATAAGGTGCTTTATACTGAAATAATGTAACTTCTTTGTAGTAATGAACCTTTTAATTTTAAAGGTAATTCTTCCTTGGGGACTTAGTGCAATTCTAAGTTTTTTTCACATattaaagatgatttaaagttaACATAGGGCAGATTTACAGTACACATAAGAGTCataaaatgaaatggagaaaatattccaAGTCTTGATTTATGATTGAACCCTTTGTAAGAATGAATTTACAACATTTTCTACTAGAATTTCCTTGAGACTATAGTTGAAAGAACTGACTACAATAGATAGTACTGCTTACAATAGATAGTATTACTTGAGTACCAAATTTTATTAATGCAGATAATCCAGctagtttaattttaaaacttttttcctgTCATCCCAACAACTGTATTTTTACCTATGTGTACAGACATGTTTCATCTCTAGGGTTAATGGAAGTTTTACTATTTTAATGGTTTCCTCCCTCCTTAAAATTCTCTATCCTAGTTATCAGGCAAAAAATGTCTTGGGGCATAATATTTATCCAGTCTAATAAAGCTAACTGGTAATATTCATCACCTAAAGAGTGATGAATTTAACacaaattaaatgaattattggGGAGGCAGTCTTTTGTTCAGAATTCGTAAGGTTTGTGTTGTTAGCatggtgtatttttaaaagaatgataaaaataatcatgtttaaagaaataaatttactttAATGGTACTTTCAAAAAGACTAATCCATAACAAATTAAGTTATACCGTATTTCCTTTGCTACCCAGAACCACACGGCTGGTTGTCAACACATATTGAAGAAATGTAAGCAAAATACAGAAAGTGATGATTttcaaaaggaagagaagaaactcCTTTTCAACACTTTATATCGTTTATTAATGCAGTATACATTAGATCTAAAATCTGCAGTTTCTAAGCACACCATGTTTAGATCTTTCAGATCCTTCTGCAGTTTTAGGTTATTTCTACAGAGGTACCTTTAAGTGAATGAATAACACATTCTGTAATTCCTGAAAATATAGTACAGAGTgaaatgatttaaatataatttaggcACATATTGATTATGAAAATAGATTATCTCTCAATACAATACTTCTCTGTCTTGGTAAAAacaataaagcaaagaaaataattcatttctgAAGTTGCTTTCCTTCACTTGTAAAGGTCTGATCTCCTCCCACTATGCATATGTACCCTTTACTGTTAAGGAAAGCTTTGCATATGTAGATATAGAAGAATAAGCTACGTAAATACTAAAGATATGTCATTCTCCCAAAGGAGACACAGGTGGTTTTCAATGATTCCTTGCCTCATGTTGATGAGTCTGTAGAATTCAGAACCCATTTGGACACAGCTAATATCCCTGCTCTTGGGGTAGAAAATAAGGACACCAGGTCATTGGTAGGGAGGTACAGGCCCTTCCTCTGCTGCTGCAGAGACATAACGACTCAAGAAAATTGggctaaaatttgttttaaaaaaaaaaaccacaaaaaaaataagtaaaagaatcaCAGGTGCTGACTGATTGATATTACATCTTGGACCAGCCAAatgcctttatttttactttacatcTATTTTTTTGGTGGCTGTAATCAAATGTGTGTTTAAAATTCCTCATTCCCCACTGTAGGGTTCTAGCTGCAGTTATATTACATTGTCTTTTAGCAGGCAACTCTACCATATTCACTCATATAAGCTTTGATTGCAGTAGCTCTGGATTTAGTATCTATTTCTAAGCTGGCCCTGTGTAAACTATTTGGTATTTGAATTAAATGAATATTAATGATGCAccttggtttttttggttttgaagtATCTTACTATGCTTGTGATGACTGTATGAGAAAACTAGGCTAACAgtgtaaatagatagatagaattgCTTGGTCTGGTGTTGAGTGGAACTTGCCTAGAATGAAATTCTGAgaaattctcatttataagtgttGTAGTGATAGGTAAGTTATTCCTCCATCCAGAGTTCCACTGTACCTTTGGAATAACAGTGATGTACAACGATGTCTTTCTTTCCACTCTGTCTCAATCAGTAAGATCTGGATATTACTTTAATTTAGCTACTGTTCTGTCCTAAAAAGTAAACATTATAAAAATGAACCTGAAAAGAGTCTTAGGGAGTCTGATCTCACCATATTCATACGGTGTGACAGGTATTTAAAGAGGGGAGGCATCACTAAAGCTATTTATAAACCTGAACAACCTTTTCCAAGTTTTCATAAAgttttaacaatttaaatatcCATACTGCATCtaggaattcaataaatataattgcATATGTTGTGCTTTCCATAAATTAAAATCCTCAAATGCATCTCAAACCAAGATGGTATTTCCACATCATGCctatttaaaagcaaatataataGATACTATTCCTGGTCATAAAACCGGGTAAACCCCCCTACCCCGTTCAAAAGGCAGCAATATCTAGTTTCCCTACATCTATTAAATGAGTGCTTTTCtgttaaaaatcagaatatgGAAAAAAAGTCAGTTTTTTCCCTTATGCACCGCTCAAAACAAGCATAATCctctaaatgtttttttttaaatttccttacaGTGTTATTTCTTCTAGACAACTGAGTGGGTGGAGAAAGAAAAGTGATAaggaaaacattttcatcttttacATCTTCCTCCAGCCCCTAAAATTCTCATCTGACACTTTGTGACATGTGTAGTGGTGTCAGCATCTCTTCAAATATAGCTCCCTTCACGTTGGACCCTCTCAGGTTGGCTTCTTGAAGATCACACCCAGACAGATCACAATTCTGCAAGATGAAAACAATGTTCAGGTAATTCATGTGGAGATTTCAGGCCTTATCTGTTTCTGCTCAAAACGATCTCTGGGGCAGATTAGGAAAATGTTCTTATAGAATAAAACTCAGTTAATTTCCGGAAAACTGATGATACACCACCCTAAATTAAGATGTTCTTCTATCTGTATTTGTTACCTCTAGTTAATGTTCAGGCTGAtcaccataaatatgtataaacaaAGGTTAAAGAGGAAGCATGTCTTTGTTCTTGCATATTTTATAATGAGACACTGaaaacaggggtccccaacccctgggccacaaactgatactggtccatggcctgttaagaATCAGGCCACACAGCGGGAGGTCACCAGTAgatgaagcttcatctgtatttacagccagtCCCTGTATGGCTCAAGTTACAgcctaagctccacctcctgtcagatcagcaggggCATTAGATTCACACAGGagagtgaaccctattgtgaactgcacatgtgagggatctaggtggggtactccttatgagaatctaatgcctgatgatctgtcactgtctccagCACCCCCAGATGCGACTGTCTAGTTGCAAGAAAACaaactcagggctcccactgattctacattatggtgagttatataattatttcattatatattacaatgtaatactagtagaaataaagtgcacaataaatgtaacgcacttgaatcatcccaaaaccagcCCCTGACTCTgatctgtgaaaatattttcttccacaaaaccagtccctggtgccaaaaaggttggggaccactgatttaaaatacagaatggattccaacataataaataaatacacacacacacacacacacacacacacaaaatttttttttgaaacggagttttgctcttgttgcccaggctggagtgcaatctcggctcactgcaacctccacctctaggattcgagcgattctcctgcctcagcttcccaagtagctggggttataggcgctcaccaccatgcctggctaattttttgtatttttagtagagacggggtttcaccacgttggccaggctggtctcaaactcctgacctcaagtgattcacccaccttggcctcccaaagtgctggggtcacaggaatgagccactgcacctggccccaaggtAATAAATATTATCAAAACAATTTTACTATGAtccaagaacaacaacaacaaaaggaatgAGATGGGGggaagactatttttttttttaatctgaaaagaCTTTACTTAATCAAATTGTGTAATAGATTTTTCCATTCCTTAGCCCTGGTATTTTTATAGCAAGGAACTGCCCTTCTTTTTAAAGCCCCAAAGGTATGTATATAATACAAAGAGTTTTGACAGATGTACAGAATAGTGTAACCACCGCAATTTGAAGCTGTTTCTTAATTTGTCTTGAGATCACGGAGCGGTAAGATAGAGATTCCAGTTAAGTCCCTGGATATGATAGGGGACAATGGTTAGAGAGAAGGGTGACTAAATGTAACCTGTTAGAACAAATGTCAGTAGCTCTACCCTCAATAGTCAACCTGATCAGTCTTTGTAATCAGTTAGAGAAAGGGAGGCTTTTGCTGCTAGGCCACACTGAGTACACATTACTAaaaccaaggaaaaaaatataatcttAGGTGAAAGCAAtgtaacaaataataaataattgtgcTCATGATAGGATTATAGTTAGGCCAATTCTTTTTGCCTTGAAGTTGAAAGGGGCCTGCTACTCTGCTACTGAGAGCTATCAAGAGATCTAggcaaaaatattaagaaaaaacattaaCAGCAAGCTAAATTTTGACATACCGTTCTCTGCTATCCAATTTATACCAGATTTCATAGCTAccaaccacatgtggctacttaaatttaaatgaattaaaattaaataaaacttaaaaatcaatTTCTCATCTGCACTAGCCAAAtctcaagtgctcaatagctatATATGGGTGGTAGCTACTATACTGAACAGCACAGATATAGAACATGTCCCTCCTGCACAAAGTGCTATTGGATAGTGCTGATGTAGACCTATCAACAGCTATCAAGTCGGCTAGCTAAACTGGCAaattaagaagacatacaaatataaTTCTTTGAAAAAGACGACTAAGCAAAATTATAATCTCAAGCTGAAAACCAAAAACATATGGTTCCAATTTCAAATAGACTTTTCCTGAACCTGATTTCAAACCTGGATATCATTTAAATTTCTCAAGTAGTTTAAGAAGTAATCTAGCCCATTTAATTCTGTTCGGAATTAAATTTTATGGAAAATGCAATACATTAGATAACGCATCTATCAAACTTATTTACTTGAGAAAAActcaaggaaaaggagagaaatgaaatCAACTTAGACTAAATGTCAGATGAGTCTTCCAATCCAGTTTTACCAGCCAACTACTTTGTTTTGATTTCAATAAATTTTGCATGAGATGCTTAGTAAGTCTAGagtaataaaaattcttaaaatgttgGTGAACTCACCTCTAAATCAGTTCCTGCCAGAGTTGCTCCTCTGAGGTTACAGTTCTTCAACTTTGCATTTTTTAAGGTAGCCACTCTCAGGTTAATTCCTGTCATCTGACTTCCTTCCATATCCACACCTTTCAGATTAGCACCTACAGTGAACACATTCTGGGAGtagtttaacttaaaaatatagtTATCTACCTTCAGCAAAACTGCAAGATGACTTAATGGGGGCCTCTTTTAACTTTTGGAAATTAATCTAAAATCTTGTCTCTcaacaaatttatatatataaacagtttACTGATGAAAGAATGCTTTCACAATACTTTTGAGGGAAGAAATTTAGTTCTGTCTTATGATGGTTAGCACTTTCATAATATGCCTCTACAGGTTTATGATAAGGGAGTTAAGTAGTCTCCTAAATATACAAGTAAACAAAGTGATCAGTCACAAATAACAATAAATTAAGAAACAATACATTAaatctaaaaatgatttttaaaaactccctggctttatgcaaatgaaatttttccttttggtcagtgtaagaatattttattccatttgaaaGTTTAAGATGTTGATATTTAATTTTCCAGCTAAAACCTTATTAAATATTTGaggctttattttttctgagacctCAGTTTTGATTAGCATTTGACTGAAACCAAATGGAGGTTTCTTACCACTTTGGAAGTTCTCCAAATATGATGACAGAAGAAACCTATCCCCTACAGCTATCCTGTTTCACCCTTAACAATTATTTTCCAGGGATTTTTCCTTTACAGCCTGCTTCCTCCGTAGAATAGGTATTTACAGAAAGGATCTCACCTTCTAAATTGGCTTTAAGACCAGAAGGATCctcaaaattacacagtttcAGGGATGCTCCTTCTGCATTAGAACAGAGCATCTTGACTCCCTGGAGATTTGCACactgcaaagaaaagagaaaagtccTGGTTGTAAGATTCATAATTTTGTTCAAATTAGCtcaaacagtaaaagaaaaaaaatagaaaaggagaaaaggctcAACTCAACACACTCATAatcaattattttctgtttacaaTAAAGGCTTTTCTAATTAAACACAGTAAGAACTGGgaacatttgaaagaaaaaattttttaaagaactgttttttttaaaaaaatgcaaattaacaatAGCATGCTCATTTTACATGAAACATAACGGTTCAGATAAAGAAGTTGGGAGAGTCAGAACTATGACatctctgt
The nucleotide sequence above comes from Symphalangus syndactylus isolate Jambi chromosome 10, NHGRI_mSymSyn1-v2.1_pri, whole genome shotgun sequence. Encoded proteins:
- the GNRH1 gene encoding progonadoliberin-1 yields the protein MCLRMEPVPKLLAGLILLTLCVEGCSSQHWSYGLRPGGKRDAENLIDSFQEIVKEVGQLAETQHFECTMHQPRSPLRDLKGALESLIEEETGQRKI